In the Staphylococcus sp. IVB6240 genome, one interval contains:
- a CDS encoding alpha/beta hydrolase → MTNVYIIHGYQANSQDHWFPWLKKTLEIEGHNVTVLDLPHTDRPNGDEWLSYMQEHIKDVDRDTIFISHSLGVITTLKFINELDVPRVGSLAMISGFKGDLPQNELLPDDDVLDSFFKWDLDYELIHNKVLHMFGVAAKDDYVVPIDASRKLCEVLDCKLYEEETGGHFCKEDGYDTFMFLKKKILKNFD, encoded by the coding sequence ATGACAAATGTTTACATCATACATGGTTATCAAGCGAATAGCCAAGATCATTGGTTTCCATGGTTAAAAAAGACTTTAGAAATTGAAGGACATAACGTAACAGTTTTAGATTTACCTCATACAGATAGACCAAATGGAGATGAATGGCTATCATATATGCAAGAACATATCAAAGATGTAGATAGAGATACCATTTTTATTTCTCATAGTTTAGGTGTCATTACAACATTGAAATTTATTAATGAGTTAGATGTACCAAGAGTAGGTAGCTTAGCTATGATTTCTGGTTTCAAAGGGGACTTACCTCAAAATGAGTTATTACCTGATGATGATGTATTAGACTCATTTTTTAAATGGGATTTGGATTATGAATTAATACATAATAAAGTGCTTCATATGTTTGGGGTAGCAGCTAAGGATGACTATGTCGTGCCAATTGATGCATCACGAAAACTTTGTGAAGTATTAGACTGTAAATTATATGAAGAAGAAACAGGAGGTCATTTCTGTAAAGAAGACGGATATGACACATTTATGTTCTTGAAAAAGAAAATCTTGAAAAATTTTGATTAA